One Puniceicoccales bacterium DNA window includes the following coding sequences:
- a CDS encoding NAD(P)/FAD-dependent oxidoreductase, which yields MHESQTVEKNEKNEKNEKDKKKYDIAIIGSGLAGLTAANYLAKLGYKVSIFEQHYEIGGLAAWFSRKGGHIFDVSLHGFPQGMVKSCRKYWTKEIADSIVQLKRIRFVNPQFDIETTFTREDFTKILVKKFGLATEQVEAFFTSLRKMNFYDDDLRSTKQLFEEFFPGRSDVHRLLLEPIAYANGSTLDDEAITYGIVFSNFMSNGVFTFEGGTDSLINKMSNELKSHGVDIFTRSKVEKILVDSDGVSQKKVIGIVVNGQNIYCRTVISNANILFTISTLVGEDKFPKEFLKKNRSVRINNSSCQAYLGIRKGETIPDIGDLIFSSENKELDSKELCHFHTKSRTFSMYYPKTRPQHEPSYAIVASMNANWDDWASLSKEEYKKEKSRIIEDSIVSLEKFIPDVRSKIDYTEAATPLTFNRYTSHPKGTSFGTKFEGLEVSMDLPNQITGLYHTGSVGIIMSGWLGAMNYGVIVAHKVASIL from the coding sequence ATGCATGAATCACAGACTGTCGAAAAAAACGAAAAAAACGAAAAAAACGAAAAAGACAAAAAAAAATACGACATAGCCATAATAGGTAGCGGATTGGCAGGGTTGACCGCCGCAAACTATCTCGCAAAACTTGGTTACAAGGTGTCAATATTTGAACAACACTACGAAATCGGTGGTCTTGCAGCCTGGTTTTCAAGAAAGGGAGGCCATATTTTCGATGTATCATTGCATGGGTTTCCCCAGGGTATGGTCAAATCCTGCAGAAAATATTGGACAAAAGAGATCGCTGACAGCATCGTGCAATTGAAAAGGATCCGTTTCGTGAATCCACAGTTTGACATCGAAACAACCTTCACAAGAGAAGATTTTACGAAAATTCTTGTGAAAAAATTCGGCCTGGCCACAGAGCAGGTCGAGGCATTCTTTACCAGCCTACGTAAGATGAATTTTTATGATGACGACCTGCGCAGCACAAAGCAGCTATTCGAGGAATTTTTCCCAGGACGCAGCGATGTGCATAGATTATTACTGGAACCAATAGCCTATGCCAACGGTTCCACCCTGGATGACGAGGCAATAACCTATGGTATCGTGTTCTCTAACTTCATGAGCAATGGAGTGTTCACCTTCGAAGGAGGTACTGACAGCTTGATAAATAAAATGTCCAATGAACTAAAATCCCATGGCGTAGACATCTTTACCCGTAGCAAGGTCGAAAAAATTCTCGTAGATTCGGACGGAGTTTCACAAAAGAAGGTGATTGGTATTGTTGTAAATGGTCAAAATATCTATTGCCGAACTGTGATTTCAAATGCCAATATATTGTTTACCATATCCACATTGGTCGGTGAAGATAAATTTCCAAAAGAATTCCTGAAAAAAAACCGTTCTGTCCGGATTAATAATAGTTCCTGCCAGGCCTATCTAGGCATCAGAAAGGGAGAAACAATTCCGGATATAGGAGATCTGATTTTTTCTTCGGAAAATAAGGAACTGGACAGTAAGGAGTTATGCCATTTCCATACCAAAAGCAGGACCTTTTCGATGTACTATCCGAAAACCAGGCCACAGCATGAACCTAGCTACGCCATCGTGGCTTCAATGAACGCAAACTGGGATGACTGGGCCAGTCTATCCAAGGAGGAATACAAAAAAGAAAAGTCAAGAATCATCGAAGATTCTATAGTTTCGTTGGAAAAATTCATACCAGATGTCCGGTCAAAAATAGATTACACCGAAGCGGCAACTCCATTGACATTCAACCGGTATACATCCCATCCAAAGGGAACTTCGTTTGGTACAAAATTTGAAGGCCTCGAGGTTTCCATGGATCTCCCAAATCAGATAACCGGCCTATATCACACCGGCTCCGTGGGAATAATAATGTCCGGGTGGCTTGGAGCCATGAACTACGGAGTCATTGTGGCTCACAAAGTTGCTAGCATTTTATGA
- a CDS encoding NYN domain-containing protein, with the protein MAEHILIDGYNVIHSIKEFKKNLSFGINASAQIFIQEASRLLMIIDKVTLVFDGKDTKTTIDYPYNSKRFCVIYSDKNTTADTLIERIVRESKHPINCTVMTNDHALGDTIRSVGGIVMPSEELINLISGGESVCKRRIISSNNDQSFGNKLFE; encoded by the coding sequence ATGGCCGAACATATATTAATCGATGGCTACAATGTTATCCATTCAATAAAAGAATTCAAAAAAAATTTATCTTTTGGTATAAATGCTTCGGCCCAAATTTTTATCCAGGAAGCATCCAGGTTGCTAATGATCATAGATAAGGTCACGCTAGTCTTTGACGGCAAGGATACTAAAACCACCATCGACTACCCCTATAATAGCAAAAGGTTTTGCGTGATATATTCGGATAAAAATACCACTGCCGACACACTTATAGAGCGGATTGTGAGAGAATCCAAGCACCCCATAAACTGCACCGTAATGACCAATGACCATGCCCTCGGTGATACCATAAGATCCGTCGGTGGGATCGTAATGCCATCAGAAGAGCTAATCAACCTTATTTCCGGTGGAGAATCTGTCTGTAAAAGAAGAATTATCTCCAGTAATAATGACCAATCCTTCGGCAATAAGCTATTTGAATGA
- a CDS encoding RNA-binding protein, producing the protein MRIYVGNLSQDSTEDGVKIAFEAHGEVESVRFIVDRDTNQPKGFGFIEMPKQNEAVAAITALNGSELDGNELIVSEARPKPNPRFRSGGGGFRGGYRDGRGGGGSHGDFGDRNRRSGGGFRGSRGGDR; encoded by the coding sequence ATGAGGATTTATGTAGGAAATCTTTCGCAGGACTCCACAGAGGATGGCGTGAAGATTGCATTTGAAGCTCACGGTGAAGTAGAAAGCGTGAGATTTATAGTTGATCGGGATACAAACCAACCCAAAGGATTTGGATTCATCGAGATGCCGAAGCAAAACGAAGCAGTGGCTGCCATAACAGCATTGAATGGCAGCGAACTAGATGGCAATGAACTGATTGTCAGCGAAGCTAGGCCAAAACCAAATCCAAGGTTCAGGTCCGGTGGCGGCGGCTTCCGGGGTGGCTATCGAGATGGAAGAGGTGGCGGTGGATCCCACGGTGACTTTGGTGACCGAAATCGGCGTTCCGGCGGAGGATTCCGCGGGAGTCGTGGTGGCGATCGCTAA
- the eno gene encoding phosphopyruvate hydratase, with product MKVTISNIFAREIIDSRGNPTVEVDVCLSDGSFGRASVPSGASTGEREALELRDKNAPKNSLAGIDTKKRFRGLGVLLAVKNINKRLAPILIGSDAFDQIGIDSTMLKFDGTKNKSDLGANAILGVSLAVAKAAANSAKIPLYKYLGGTNAKVLPIPMMNVMNGGAHSDAPIDIQEFMIVPHNAKSFRESVRMGAETFHALKDVLRSKGLSTAVGDEGGFAPNLESNEMALRVIIEAIEAAGYEPNKDISIALDVAASEFFDEHKKRYLFKKSDQSVHDVSSMIGFYKDLIKKYPIISIEDGLDENDWVGWKKLTESLADKIQLVGDDLFVTNPEYLSRGIKENIANAILIKVNQIGSLSETLDCIELAKSAGYKSIVSHRSGETEDHTIADIAVATNAGQIKTGSMSRTDRICKYNQLMRIEEELGDQALFAGRL from the coding sequence ATGAAAGTTACCATATCTAACATTTTTGCCCGCGAGATCATAGATTCCCGTGGGAACCCAACCGTTGAAGTGGATGTTTGCTTATCAGATGGTTCGTTTGGAAGGGCTTCTGTACCATCAGGGGCAAGCACCGGTGAACGAGAAGCCCTGGAATTACGTGACAAAAATGCACCAAAAAATTCATTGGCTGGCATCGATACAAAAAAAAGATTCCGCGGCCTCGGTGTATTACTAGCCGTTAAAAATATCAACAAGCGCCTAGCCCCTATACTTATTGGCAGTGATGCCTTTGATCAAATCGGCATCGATTCCACCATGCTGAAATTTGATGGAACGAAAAACAAGAGCGATCTCGGTGCCAACGCCATCCTTGGAGTCTCTCTCGCCGTGGCTAAAGCTGCTGCTAATTCTGCTAAGATACCTCTATATAAGTACCTAGGTGGAACCAATGCCAAGGTCCTGCCAATCCCCATGATGAATGTGATGAACGGAGGTGCTCACTCCGATGCACCGATCGATATTCAGGAATTCATGATAGTTCCACACAATGCAAAATCTTTTCGTGAATCGGTACGTATGGGTGCAGAAACCTTTCATGCGCTGAAAGATGTGCTTCGATCCAAAGGCCTTTCAACCGCCGTCGGCGATGAAGGTGGGTTTGCTCCAAACCTGGAATCGAATGAAATGGCTCTTAGGGTAATCATCGAAGCCATAGAAGCCGCAGGCTACGAACCCAATAAAGATATCTCCATAGCCCTGGATGTGGCCGCCTCTGAATTTTTCGATGAACACAAAAAACGGTACCTGTTCAAAAAATCCGACCAATCGGTCCATGATGTCAGTTCCATGATAGGGTTTTATAAAGATTTAATAAAAAAATATCCAATAATATCCATCGAAGATGGCCTGGATGAAAACGATTGGGTTGGCTGGAAAAAATTAACCGAAAGTCTGGCAGATAAGATACAGCTCGTTGGTGATGATCTGTTTGTGACAAACCCAGAATACCTCAGTCGGGGAATAAAAGAAAACATCGCCAACGCAATACTTATAAAAGTCAACCAAATCGGTTCGCTCAGCGAAACACTAGATTGCATAGAATTGGCCAAAAGCGCTGGCTATAAATCCATTGTGTCCCATAGGTCAGGAGAAACCGAAGACCATACCATAGCCGACATAGCCGTGGCTACCAATGCGGGCCAGATTAAAACCGGGTCAATGAGCCGTACTGATAGAATTTGTAAATATAACCAACTCATGCGCATAGAGGAAGAACTTGGGGACCAAGCCCTATTTGCCGGCAGATTGTGA